The Clostridium sporogenes region TTCAATATTTAAAAGCAGAAAATAATAGTAAAAATTCAAAAAAATTAAATGATGATGTAAATTTAATTTTAAATAGAAATGGTGCTAAGAATATAGAAACAATAAAAATAGATAATGGATATAGCACTACAGCTTATACAAAAAGATACACTCCAATAAAGGTCTGTGGTAAAAAAATAGATTTTAATTATGCTGTATGTAAATATAATTCAGAAAAAACCTACTTAATATTAGGAACACCACAGATAAACTTAACATATTAGTAATATCGAAATGGAGGATAATAATGGATAAGATAGTGATTAATGGTGGAAATAAATTAAAAGGTGATGTAAACATAAGTACAGCTAAAAATTCAGTATTACCAATTATTGCAGGTAGTATATTGAGTGGAGATAAATGTGTTATAGATAACGCCCCAATGCTAGAGGATGTGTTTGTTATTGGAGAAATTTTAAAAAGTATTTCAGCTAAGGTGAATATAGATGAGGCTAACAATAGAATTATAATAGATTCTAAACCAGTGGATAATTTAGAACCTGATAGTGATTTAGTTAAGAAAATGAGGGCATCATTTTTATTAATGGGTCCTATGATGTCTAGATTTGGAAGGTTTAAAATATCATTACCGGGAGGATGTAATATAGGTACAAGACCTATAGATTTACATTTAAAAGGATTCACTGCCCTTGGAGCAAAAGTTAATATAGGACATGGTTATGTAGAAGCAGTGGCAGATAAATTGATAGGAAATAAAATTTATTTAGATTTTCCTTCTGTAGGGGCTACAGAAAATATAATGATGGCATCAGTTATGGCAGAAGGAGAAACTATTATAGAGAATGCAGCAGAGGAACCAGAAATACAGGATTTAGGAAGATTTTTAAACAGTATAGGAGCAAAGGTTATAGGGGCAGGAACAGATACAGTAAGAATAATGGGTGTTAATCAATTAAAGGGAGCAACACATAGACCTATATATGATAGAATAGAAGCAGGAACTTTTATGATAGCTGCTGCTATAACTAAGAGTAAAATACAAATAAATGGTGTTATAGAAGAACATTTAAAACCCATAATTGCAAAGTTAACAGAAATGGGTGTCGATATAAAAATTAAGGGAGAAACTGCTATAGTAGATGGAAGAAAAGTATTAAATCCAGTAGATATAAAAACTATGCCCTATCCAGGGTTTCCAACAGATATGCAAGCACAAATGATGGCTTTATTATCTACTATAAAAGGAACCAGTATTATTACAGAAACTATATTTGAAAATAGGTTTATGCATGTATCTGAAATGAAAAGAATGGGTGCAGATGTAAAAATAGATGGAAGAAGTGCCGTAATAGAAGGTGTAAGTAAATTAACAGGAACAGAAGTTAAGGCCACAGATTTAAGGGCAGGAGCAGCTCTTATATTATGCGCTCTAATAGCTGAAGGTAAAACGGAAATAACTGATATTTATCATATAGATAGAGGATACGTAAAGATAGAGGAAAAGTTAAATAAATTAGGAGCAGATATTATACGAGTAAATTAAAATTTAATAATTGGATATGATAAAGAACTCATAGTAATTATTTGCTATGAGTTTTTTTATTATATTTATATATAAACTTTTGAATTTATATAATAAGTTTATTTTAAAAATTTACTTAGAATTAATACTATAATAATTTGTGTATACATATAGGAAATAATATTTAAGCTTATAACAAAATTATAATTAAGTTTTAGCTTATATTTTAGCATAATAAACCTCTATGAAAAATATAATTGTATAGAAAACTTTATTATGAAAAGAGGGAAAACATGAGAAGATTAAATAGGTATACTAATATTAATAAGTTAGTTATAACAATAATAAGTACTGTTTGTATTATGTTAATTTTAAGCTTTGTTTTATCTTTTAGTGGAAACAAAGAACAAAAGGTTAAGAATCCTATAAATAAGATCGGGCTAGAAAAGAAAAAACAAGAAGAAAAGCTAGATATAAAT contains the following coding sequences:
- the murA gene encoding UDP-N-acetylglucosamine 1-carboxyvinyltransferase gives rise to the protein MDKIVINGGNKLKGDVNISTAKNSVLPIIAGSILSGDKCVIDNAPMLEDVFVIGEILKSISAKVNIDEANNRIIIDSKPVDNLEPDSDLVKKMRASFLLMGPMMSRFGRFKISLPGGCNIGTRPIDLHLKGFTALGAKVNIGHGYVEAVADKLIGNKIYLDFPSVGATENIMMASVMAEGETIIENAAEEPEIQDLGRFLNSIGAKVIGAGTDTVRIMGVNQLKGATHRPIYDRIEAGTFMIAAAITKSKIQINGVIEEHLKPIIAKLTEMGVDIKIKGETAIVDGRKVLNPVDIKTMPYPGFPTDMQAQMMALLSTIKGTSIITETIFENRFMHVSEMKRMGADVKIDGRSAVIEGVSKLTGTEVKATDLRAGAALILCALIAEGKTEITDIYHIDRGYVKIEEKLNKLGADIIRVN